The sequence ATGCTGAAGCGAGCATAACATCCGATTCCGAAATAGCTCCTACCCCAGAATGTATAATTTTTATCTTTACCTCATCATTACTTAAGCGCTCCAAAGATTGCTTTAAAGCTTCTATAGATCCTTGTACATCTGCTTTTATAATAACTGAAATTTCTTTAACTTCTCCTTCTTTAATTTTAGTAAACAAATCATCCAAAGATATTTTTTGGGTTTGATTTAGTTGTCTTTCTCTTATAACTTCTTTATTTTTTTCTGCAATATTTCTTGCTAGCTTATCATCTTTAACCACATAAAAAGTTTCTCCAGGCACAGGTACTTCAGATAATCCTAAAATCTCTATTGGCATAGATGGCCCTGCTTTTTTTATCCTTTTACCTTTATCATCTATCATAGCTCTCACCCTACCATGAGCAGTTCCTGCTACAATAGCATCTCCTATATGAATTGTCCCTGTCTCAACAAGTAAAGTTGCAACTGTACCTCGACCTTTCTCTAATTTAGCTTCTATAACAGATCCCCTTGCTCTTTTATTAGGATTGGCTTTCAATTCTTGCATTTCCGCAACTAATAATATCATTTCTAATAAATTATCTATTCCTTCATGAGTAACAGCAGATACAGGTACACAAATTGTATCTCCTCCCCACTCCTCAGGAATCAAGCCATATTCTGTTAATTCTTGTTTTATTTTATCTGGAGAAGCAGTAGATTTATCAATTTTATTAATCGCAACAATAATAGGCACATTAGCTGCTTTAGCATGATTTATAGCTTCTACAGTTTGAGGCATAACACCATCATCAGCAGCTACAACAAGAACTGCAATATCTGTTATACTAGCTCCTCTTGACCGCATAGCTGTAAAAGCTTCATGTCCTGGTGTATCTAAAAAAGTAATTTTTTCTCCATTTATATTTACCATATAAGCACCTATATGTTGTGTAATTCCTCCTGCTTCTTTTTGTGTTATCTTAGTTTTTCGAATTGCATCAAGTAAAGAGGTTTTTCCATGATCAACGTGTCCCATCACAGTGATAACAGGCGGTCTTTTTACAAGATCTTCTGGTTTATCTTCTTTTTCCTGTACAATAAAATCTTCTTGATGATTATTTTCTTTATCCTCAATAGCAATATATCCAAATTCTTCAGCAATCATACTAGCAGAATCAAAATCTATTTCTTGATTTATTGTAGCCATAATTCCTAATAGCATTAATTTTTTAATGACTTCACTGGGAGGTCTGGAAATTTTATCAGAAAATTCCCCTACTTTTATACTAGGCGGTAATTTAATTTTCTTTAATTCTTTATTTTCTAAATTACTATTAACTTGCTTATTTTGTTTTTCAGAAGCATAATTTTTATTTTCATCTTGTTTTTTAGAATATGCTTTTTTTTCTTTTTTATTTATACCTTTATCTTTCTTTTTATTTTCTGTTTTTTTTATTTCATTATTATATTTTTGATTAACTTTATTTTCACTCGTTTCATCATTTAATAATTCTTTAATCAATTCTGCTTGTTCAGAATCTATAGTACTCATATGATTTACAATTTTTATATCTAAATCTTTTAACTGTGCTATTAAAGATTTACTTGTAATATTTAATTGTTTTGCTAACTCGTAAACTCGAATTTTAGACACGAGTTTCACCCCCTATATTATTAATTCTTTGTATATTTATAAGATTTATAGCCATATTCTTGTCTTTGATTCCGATTAATGCACGATATTCTTTTCCTATTGCTCTCCCTAATAATTCTTTATTTCCAAAAATAAGAATTGGAATTTTATTTTTTTGAGATTGATAAGTATACTTCTTTTTAGTATTATCAGATGCATCTTTTGCAAGAATAATAAGATGAATCTTTCTTTTTTGTATTTGCAAATTCACTGCTACCTCACCAGAGACTACTTGACCCGCTCTTTGACATAATCCTAAAAAAGAATAAAATTTCTCATTGTCCATTAAAAATCTCTTCTTTCATTTTTGCAACAAATTCTTCAGAAATAGGTTGATTAAAGGTTCTGTCTAATTTTTTATTTGCAATAGCAGCATCAAAGCATTTTACATTTTTACAAATGTATGCGCCTCGACCATTTGCTCTTCCGCTAGGATCATAAAATACTTCTCCCTCTTTATTTTTAACAATTCGAATCAATTCTTTTTTGAATTTCATTTCTCCACAGCCAACACACATTCTTTGAGGAATTTTTTTTCTCATCTTTCTATCCTCCTTCTTTTTACTTATTTTATAATTTATTTTATAATTTAGTTTAACAAATCTTCATTTTTATTTTTAGCATCACTAGCTTCTGATTCTCCTATTTTTAATTGAGATTTACTTTTTATATCAATCTTCCATCCAGTTAATTTAGCAGCAAGCCTAGCGTTTTGACCTTCCTTTCCGATAGCAAGAGATAATTGATAATCATCTACAATTACCTCTGCTTTTTTTTCCACTTCACTTACTTCTACAGAAAGAACTTTAGCAGGACTTAAAGCACTTGCAATATATTCTTTAGGATCTTCACTCCATTTAATAATATCAATTTTTTCACCTTTAAGTTCGTTTACGATTTGCTCTACCCTACTTCCTTTATGACCAACACATGCACCTACCGGATCCACTTCATCATCATAAGAGTATACGGCCATTTTTGTTCTTGAACCAGCTTCTCGTGCAATAGATCTTATTTCTACAATCCCATCATAAATTTCTGGTACTTCTAATTCAAATAGACGTTTTACTAATCCTGGATGAGTTCTTGAAACCAAGATTTGAGGACCTTTTGTAGTTTTTTTTACTTCTACAATATATAATTTAATTCTATCTCCGTGCTTGTAATTTTCCCCTGGCATCTGTTCATTTGGCCCTAATACAGCCTCAGTCTTTCCTAAATCTACAAAAACATTTGCTTTCTCTTTTCTTTGAACAACTCCAGTTATAATTTCATCTTCTCTTTCTACATATAAATCATAAATAATTCCTCTTTCCGCCTCTCTTATCCTCTGAACAACGACTTGCTTTGCTGTTTGAGCAGCAATTCTTCCAAAATTTTTCGGTTTTACAACTTCCTCTACCACATCTCCTATTTCATAATTAGGATCAATTTTTCTTGCATCTTCCAAACTGATTTCTAATAAATCAGTTTCTACATGATCAACAACAGTTTTCACAGAATAAACCTTCACTTCCCCAGTTTCTCTATCAATAACAATTTTCACATTTTGTGCTGAACCAAAATTTCTTTTATATGCAGAAGTAATAGCGGCTTCTATTGCATCTAATAATACTTCCTTTTCTATTCCTTTTTCTTTCTCTATTTGATCCAAAGCTTCAATAAATTCAATATTCATTTTTAAACCTCCAATAGTTAAAATTGTTCATGTAAACGCACAGAAGAAATTATATTAAGTGGAATTTCAATAGTTTTATTATTTTCATCTTGTATAGAAACTTTATTATCTACTAATCCATTTAGCTTTCCAATAAAATTTTTATGTCCATTATAAGGTGCAAATAATTTTATTTCTACTTCATAATCTTTAAATTTTTTATAATCTTCCATAGTTTTTAAAGGACGATCTAATCCTGGAGAAGATACCTCTAAAATATAACTTTGTTCTATAGGATCTACTTCATCTAATATCTTACTAAGATCTTCACTGACTAGTTCACAATCATTTATAGTAATTCCTCCTGGCTTATCAATAAATAAACGCAAATACCAATGAGGTCCCTCTTTTTTAAATTCAATATCTACTAATTCAAACTTATATTTATCTATGATAGGTAACGCCAATTTTTTAACAATTTCTTCAATCTTCTTCTTTGGCATAGTTATTCCTCCTTTAAAATTTATTTTTCTTATCTATCTATATTTTAACGTAATTTATATCAGCTTATGTATAAAAACGTGTACAAAATGAAAGAGCGGGTTTTCCCCACTCCTTTACTAATTTCATTATATTTAACATTCTTTAATATTATAGCATTTATTTACCATTGGTGCAAGCTAGAACTTCACAGAAACAATTTACTAAAAAAGGCATAATTGATTACTTTCAGGTAAATCTTTTAAACAACCATGTTGTTCTAATATCTCTAAAATAGATTTTCCAATTTTACATCTTTCACAAAGATCTTCTTTTGAAATGAATTTACCACATTCTCTTGCTTGCATAATATTATAAGCAGCTTTTTTCCCTAACCCTGGTAATGCATTAAATGGAGCTAATAATGCATTATCTTTTATAATAAATTTTTCAGCATGAGATTCATATAAACTAACAGGTAATACTTCATATCCTCTGTAATACATTTCCAAAGAGATTTCTAAAACTGTTAAAAGACCTTTTTCTTTTGCTGTAGCTTCGCTTCCCTTACTGTCAATTTCTTGAATTTTTTCTTCTATAGTCTTTTTCCCTTTTGTAATTAATGCGGCATCAAAATCATCTGTTCTTACAGTAAAATAAGTCGCATAAAAGGCTAAAGGATAATGTACTTTAAAATAAGCTATTCGAAAAGCCATCATAACATAAGCAGCAGCATGAGCTTTTGGAAACATATATTTTATTTTTTTACAAGAATCAATATACCATTGTGGTACATTATTTTCTATCATTTCTTTTTCATCTTCCTCTGTTAATCCCTTTCCTTTTCTAACACTTTCCATTATTTTAAAGGCTCTTTTTGGTTTTAATCCTTTGTGTAATAGATAAATCATAATATCATCACGCGTTGAATTTACTTCCTTTATAGTACAAATCTCGTTTTTAATTAATTCCTGAGCATTATTTAACCAAACATCTGTACCATGAGATAATCCTGAAATTCTTAATAAATCTGCAAAAGCTGTCGGCTTTGTATCTTCTAGCATTTGCCTTACAAAACGTGTTCCAAATTCAGGGATTCCTAGAGTTCCAACTTTACTATGAATATCTTCTGGTTCTACGTTTAAAACTTTAGTACCAGTAAATAAACTCATTGTAGCTTTATCATCTAATGGAATTTTAGTAGCATCTATTCCTGTTAAATCTTCTAACATGCGTATTACTGTAGGATCATCATGACCCAAGATATCTAGTTTTAATAATCTTCCACTTATGGAATGATAATCAAAATGTGTCGTTATAATATCTGTATTTTGATCATCTGCAGGTCTTTGAATTGGGCAAAAATCATAAATTTCTTTATCCTTTGGTACTACCATAATTCCTCCTGGATGTTGTCCAGTAGTTCTTTTTACTCCAGTACAACCTTTTACTAAACGATTAATTTCTGCATTACGCAGGATCATATTATGCTCATCAATATAATTTTTCACAAAACCATAAGCTGTTTTTTCAGCAATAGTTCCAATAGTACCAGCTCTAAAAGTATGTCCTTCTCCAAACAATTCTTCTGTATATTTATGAGCTATTGGTTGATAGTCCCCCGAAAAGTTTAAATCAATATCTGGCTCTTTATCTCCTTCAAATCCAAGAAATACCTCAAAAGGAATATCAAAGCCATCTTTTTTATATTGTGTATGACATACTGTACATTTTTTATCTGGTAAATCTGGCCCTACTCCCACATCATTACTATCAAAGAATTCAGAATGCTTACATTTTGGACATACATAGTGAGGTGGTAAAGGATTTACTTCTGTTATATCAGTAAAAGTAGCAACCAATGAAGATCCAACAGAACCCCTCGAACCTACAAGATATCCATCTGATAAAGATTTTTTAACTAATTTATGGGCAATTAAATATAGAACTGCATATCCGTTATTAATAATAGAATTTAATTCCTTATCTAGACGATTCTGAATAATTTCAGGCAAAGGATCTCCATATATTTTATGCGCCTTATTAATTGCCATATTATAGATTTCTTCTTCAGCGCCTTCAATTTTAGGTGGAAAAGTACCATCAGGTATAGGTAAAATATCTTGAATTTGATCTGCTATATAATTGGTATTAGTAATCACAACTTCTACACTTTTTTCTTTTCCCAAATACTCAAATTCTTTTAACATCTCATCTGTTGTTCTAAAATAAAGAGGCGGTTGCTGATCCGCATCTTGGAAACCTTGTCCATACATAAGAATTCTTCTATATACTTCATCTTCTGGATTTAAAAAATGTACATCACAAGTTGCTACTACTGGTTTTTTATGTTTTTCTCCAAGAGTTACAATATATTGATTGATATCCATCAATTCTTCTTTGCTTTCTACAACTCCTTTTTCAATCAAAAAGTAATTATTTTCAATAGGCTGTATCTCCAAATAATCATAAAAAGAAACTATATGATCTATATATTTTTCTTCTGCTTGATTTAAAATAGCTTGGTATAACTCTCCTGCTTCACATGCAGAACCTACAATTAACCCCTCACGATATTCTTTTAATAAACTCTTAGGAATTCGAGGTTTTTTATAAAAATAATCTAAATGAGATTTAGATACAATTTTATATAAATTTTTTAATCCTATTTGATTTTTTACTAATAAAATTATATGATAAGTATCCATTTTCTTTATTGCTTCTTTATTTCTAAAAATAAAATTTAAATCATTGATCTCTTTAGCACCCTTTTTTCTAGAGATTTCTAATAATTTCAAAAAAATTTCTGCTGTAGCTTCTGCATCATCAACTGCTCTGTGATGATTTTCAAGGCTAACATCAAAATATTTTGCTAAATCATTTAAACGATGTTTTTTTAATTTAGGTAAACACATTCTAGAAAATGCTAATGTATCTATAATAGGATTCTTTATCTGTATTTTTAATTTTTTTGCTTTATTCTTAATAAAAGAAACATCAAATTTTGCATTATGAGCAACTAGTACTCCATCACCACAAAATTCTAGAAAAGTAGGCATAATTTCATCTATTTTAGGAGCATTTTTTACCATTTTCTCTGTTATTCCAGTTAATTCAGAAATATTAGAAGGGATCGGACATTCAGGATTTACTAAAGTATTAAATCGATCTACAATTTGTCCTTTTTCTATCTTTACAGCACCAATTTCAGTAATTTGATTTTTCTCAGGAGATAGACCAGTTGTCTCAATATCAAATACAATAAATGTTTGTTCAAAATCCCCTGTTCCATTTCCAGAAATAACAGATTCATCATCTGTTAAATATCCTTCTACCCCATAAATGATTTTTATATTATTTTTTTTTGCTGCATTCATAGCGTCTGGAAAAGCTTGTAAAACTCCATGATCAGTAATCGCAATGGCCTTATGATTCCATTTTGCAGCAGTAGAAATCATCTTTTTTACATTCACTACTCCATCCATAGCACTAAATTGAGTATGTGCATGCAATTCTACCCTTTTTTCTTGATGAGTATCTATTCTTTGAGTCATTTCTATTCTTTGAATATCTTTTGCTATAATTACTATTTCCCGACTATATTTATCAAATTGAACCTCTCCCTTTACTTTTACATAAGAACTTTTTGTAATCAAATCTCTTATACATTTTAATTCTGATTTCTTTTCAAAAGTTTTAATTGTAATAGAATCAGATAAATCTGTGATATTAAAAATAATCATACCAGTTTTATTATTTTTAAATAACCGAAAATCTATGTTAAATATCTCTCCTTGTACTACTACTGTACCTATTTCTATAGAAATATCTTTAATAGAAATAGATTCTTCCTTAATAGGATTTCCTTTTATTACTGTATCTTTACCTGATATTTTTCTAGTTTTACG is a genomic window of Garciella nitratireducens DSM 15102 containing:
- a CDS encoding PolC-type DNA polymerase III, translated to MTDKYIQFLNELKTEEQFSFINKCRIQKVKVNRKLKSWEIIIESSCKIKKNMIEQLEQKILLGFSFLSNITISFYQPKCFKKYENIQIWYSVEGEQLFSWVKRHFPTIITFIPFKFWYIQDDKLIIPVTSKIILEAIKQKNLSSLIHKKISEKINQPFYIDFILKEEIKNNKNFENLKKEELKKIVELTINDKMQTKSIKRKTRKISGKDTVIKGNPIKEESISIKDISIEIGTVVVQGEIFNIDFRLFKNNKTGMIIFNITDLSDSITIKTFEKKSELKCIRDLITKSSYVKVKGEVQFDKYSREIVIIAKDIQRIEMTQRIDTHQEKRVELHAHTQFSAMDGVVNVKKMISTAAKWNHKAIAITDHGVLQAFPDAMNAAKKNNIKIIYGVEGYLTDDESVISGNGTGDFEQTFIVFDIETTGLSPEKNQITEIGAVKIEKGQIVDRFNTLVNPECPIPSNISELTGITEKMVKNAPKIDEIMPTFLEFCGDGVLVAHNAKFDVSFIKNKAKKLKIQIKNPIIDTLAFSRMCLPKLKKHRLNDLAKYFDVSLENHHRAVDDAEATAEIFLKLLEISRKKGAKEINDLNFIFRNKEAIKKMDTYHIILLVKNQIGLKNLYKIVSKSHLDYFYKKPRIPKSLLKEYREGLIVGSACEAGELYQAILNQAEEKYIDHIVSFYDYLEIQPIENNYFLIEKGVVESKEELMDINQYIVTLGEKHKKPVVATCDVHFLNPEDEVYRRILMYGQGFQDADQQPPLYFRTTDEMLKEFEYLGKEKSVEVVITNTNYIADQIQDILPIPDGTFPPKIEGAEEEIYNMAINKAHKIYGDPLPEIIQNRLDKELNSIINNGYAVLYLIAHKLVKKSLSDGYLVGSRGSVGSSLVATFTDITEVNPLPPHYVCPKCKHSEFFDSNDVGVGPDLPDKKCTVCHTQYKKDGFDIPFEVFLGFEGDKEPDIDLNFSGDYQPIAHKYTEELFGEGHTFRAGTIGTIAEKTAYGFVKNYIDEHNMILRNAEINRLVKGCTGVKRTTGQHPGGIMVVPKDKEIYDFCPIQRPADDQNTDIITTHFDYHSISGRLLKLDILGHDDPTVIRMLEDLTGIDATKIPLDDKATMSLFTGTKVLNVEPEDIHSKVGTLGIPEFGTRFVRQMLEDTKPTAFADLLRISGLSHGTDVWLNNAQELIKNEICTIKEVNSTRDDIMIYLLHKGLKPKRAFKIMESVRKGKGLTEEDEKEMIENNVPQWYIDSCKKIKYMFPKAHAAAYVMMAFRIAYFKVHYPLAFYATYFTVRTDDFDAALITKGKKTIEEKIQEIDSKGSEATAKEKGLLTVLEISLEMYYRGYEVLPVSLYESHAEKFIIKDNALLAPFNALPGLGKKAAYNIMQARECGKFISKEDLCERCKIGKSILEILEQHGCLKDLPESNQLCLF
- the rimP gene encoding ribosome maturation factor RimP, with protein sequence MPKKKIEEIVKKLALPIIDKYKFELVDIEFKKEGPHWYLRLFIDKPGGITINDCELVSEDLSKILDEVDPIEQSYILEVSSPGLDRPLKTMEDYKKFKDYEVEIKLFAPYNGHKNFIGKLNGLVDNKVSIQDENNKTIEIPLNIISSVRLHEQF
- the nusA gene encoding transcription termination factor NusA, yielding MNIEFIEALDQIEKEKGIEKEVLLDAIEAAITSAYKRNFGSAQNVKIVIDRETGEVKVYSVKTVVDHVETDLLEISLEDARKIDPNYEIGDVVEEVVKPKNFGRIAAQTAKQVVVQRIREAERGIIYDLYVEREDEIITGVVQRKEKANVFVDLGKTEAVLGPNEQMPGENYKHGDRIKLYIVEVKKTTKGPQILVSRTHPGLVKRLFELEVPEIYDGIVEIRSIAREAGSRTKMAVYSYDDEVDPVGACVGHKGSRVEQIVNELKGEKIDIIKWSEDPKEYIASALSPAKVLSVEVSEVEKKAEVIVDDYQLSLAIGKEGQNARLAAKLTGWKIDIKSKSQLKIGESEASDAKNKNEDLLN
- a CDS encoding L7Ae/L30e/S12e/Gadd45 family ribosomal protein, which translates into the protein MDNEKFYSFLGLCQRAGQVVSGEVAVNLQIQKRKIHLIILAKDASDNTKKKYTYQSQKNKIPILIFGNKELLGRAIGKEYRALIGIKDKNMAINLINIQRINNIGGETRV
- the infB gene encoding translation initiation factor IF-2; the encoded protein is MSKIRVYELAKQLNITSKSLIAQLKDLDIKIVNHMSTIDSEQAELIKELLNDETSENKVNQKYNNEIKKTENKKKDKGINKKEKKAYSKKQDENKNYASEKQNKQVNSNLENKELKKIKLPPSIKVGEFSDKISRPPSEVIKKLMLLGIMATINQEIDFDSASMIAEEFGYIAIEDKENNHQEDFIVQEKEDKPEDLVKRPPVITVMGHVDHGKTSLLDAIRKTKITQKEAGGITQHIGAYMVNINGEKITFLDTPGHEAFTAMRSRGASITDIAVLVVAADDGVMPQTVEAINHAKAANVPIIVAINKIDKSTASPDKIKQELTEYGLIPEEWGGDTICVPVSAVTHEGIDNLLEMILLVAEMQELKANPNKRARGSVIEAKLEKGRGTVATLLVETGTIHIGDAIVAGTAHGRVRAMIDDKGKRIKKAGPSMPIEILGLSEVPVPGETFYVVKDDKLARNIAEKNKEVIRERQLNQTQKISLDDLFTKIKEGEVKEISVIIKADVQGSIEALKQSLERLSNDEVKIKIIHSGVGAISESDVMLASASNAIIVGFNVRPDNNAQNLAEKEKVDIRLYRVIYNAIEDMQDAMKGILEPEYKEQVVGRAEVRQIFRVPNIGTIAGCHVIDGKINRNNQVRIIRDGIVIHEGSISSLKRFKDDVKEIASGYECGLGIENYNDIKEGDIIEGFTMIEVSK
- the rnpM gene encoding RNase P modulator RnpM, which codes for MRKKIPQRMCVGCGEMKFKKELIRIVKNKEGEVFYDPSGRANGRGAYICKNVKCFDAAIANKKLDRTFNQPISEEFVAKMKEEIFNGQ